A genome region from Deltaproteobacteria bacterium includes the following:
- a CDS encoding AAA family ATPase — translation MKPTQEQQAILDLTGRVLLLNARAGTGKTTTLQMIASAHPDLKILYLVFNRKAREEARGKFPRNVEVRTVHSLAFSKNVGQIGNFTIADMLQAFKGRQNAQQLAAVSHDLVEFFMNSPFPKIEEAMDLFQAEHLGHLSDEMKASVQDHRDRIVEAGREILGQWYRTSRLPCRNRRPS, via the coding sequence GTGAAACCGACCCAAGAACAACAGGCCATACTGGATTTGACAGGGAGGGTCCTTCTGCTCAACGCAAGGGCGGGGACCGGGAAGACCACCACCCTTCAAATGATCGCCTCCGCCCATCCGGATCTGAAGATCCTTTACCTGGTCTTCAACCGGAAGGCCAGAGAGGAGGCGCGTGGAAAGTTTCCAAGGAATGTGGAGGTCCGTACGGTCCATTCCCTAGCCTTCTCCAAGAATGTCGGTCAGATTGGCAACTTCACTATCGCCGACATGCTCCAGGCCTTCAAGGGACGACAGAATGCCCAGCAGCTCGCCGCGGTAAGCCATGATCTGGTCGAATTCTTTATGAATTCGCCGTTCCCCAAGATCGAGGAGGCCATGGACCTGTTTCAGGCAGAGCACCTCGGCCATCTCAGCGATGAAATGAAGGCGTCCGTTCAAGACCACCGGGATCGGATCGTTGAGGCAGGCAGGGAGATCTTGGGGCAATGGTACCGGACATCACGGCTTCCCTGTCGAAACCGGAGGCCCTCTTGA
- a CDS encoding HEPN domain-containing protein: MIEFRLEIARRYLDDARILFKDKRFNSASSRAYYASYQAMWAALGEPEEGKVWRHLGIIKHFVAGYWFDPSPRRTGPGLLEEKRLLLRRLYSYRIKSDYEARPVDENQLGDLLETVQQVIQSIEEKAR, from the coding sequence GTGATCGAATTTCGTTTAGAGATTGCAAGGCGTTATCTGGACGATGCGAGGATACTGTTCAAAGACAAGCGGTTCAACAGCGCTTCGTCAAGGGCCTATTATGCATCCTACCAGGCCATGTGGGCGGCCCTCGGAGAACCGGAAGAGGGAAAAGTCTGGCGGCACCTTGGCATCATCAAGCACTTCGTGGCGGGGTATTGGTTTGACCCGTCACCAAGGCGTACAGGACCTGGCTTACTGGAAGAGAAACGGCTGTTATTGAGGAGACTCTATTCGTATCGTATCAAGAGCGATTATGAAGCAAGGCCTGTTGACGAAAATCAGTTGGGCGATCTTCTGGAAACGGTGCAACAGGTTATCCAATCCATTGAGGAAAAAGCGAGGTGA